A part of Aspergillus oryzae RIB40 DNA, chromosome 7 genomic DNA contains:
- a CDS encoding uncharacterized protein (predicted protein) produces the protein MQSFRFTLPNNGTVEGVHSIPPSSGTPLKYRPLIVGLHGGCYDHRYFNATPKCSASLASAAFGVPFVSIDRPSYGGTSSILPIPEGSDFFEQSGFLLHQQILPTLWREIGMPSQCNCIVLLSHSLGVMPAIITAALHAQDKTPSYPLGGLIASGMGDKQSSFMKDGPPSFLPVDNDYALFPLDAKDDIMFKPETFDPVVLEHSERLNAPCPLSEVSQFAALWLPVWKQKWAAHVSTPVMFSLVEDDPFFVATEEEIETCVRAFKSSVRVDGSLITGAPHCVELSYWSQGWYARCFGFAMECAASFASST, from the coding sequence ATGCAGTCATTTCGATTCACGCTTCCTAATAATGGCACCGTGGAAGGTGTGcattccattccaccatCTTCAGGGACCCCTCTTAAGTACCGTCCTTTGATCGTGGGCCTTCATGGAGGATGCTATGATCACCGCTATTTTAACGCCACTCCCAAATGCTCTGCTTCCTTGGCGAGCGCTGCTTTTGGGGTGCCTTTTGTTTCCATTGATCGTCCTTCTTATGGCGGAACGAGCTCTATCCTGCCTATTCCTGAAGGTTCAGACTTTTTCGAACAATCCGGTTTCTTGTTGCATCAACAAATCCTCCCCACACTCTGGCGCGAGATTGGCATGCCAAGCCAATGCAATTGTATCGTCCTGCTATCTCACAGCTTAGGAGTGATGCCAGCCATTATTACCGCAGCTTTACATGCTCAAGATAAGACGCCGTCGTATCCCCTTGGGGGATTGATTGCAAGTGGCATGGGCGATAAGCAGTCCTCATTTATGAAAGATGGCcctccttcgtttcttcctGTCGATAATGACTATGCACTCTTCCCTCTGGATGCAAAAGACGATATAATGTTCAAACCAGAGACTTTTGACCCGGTGGTCTTGGAGCATAGTGAGCGCCTTAACGCGCCTTGCCCTCTCTCCGAAGTATCACAGTTTGCGGCGCTGTGGCTCCCTGTCTGGAAGCAGAAGTGGGCCGCGCATGTTTCAACACCTGTGATGTTTTCTCTTGTGGAGGACGACCCATTCTTTGTGGCtactgaagaggaaattgaAACCTGCGTACGGGCCTTTAAGAGTAGTGTCCGTGTCGATGGGAGCTTGATTACAGGCGCACCTCATTGCGTGGAGCTTAGCTATTGGTCGCAAGGGTGGTATGCTCGGTGTTTTGGGTTCGCCATGGAATGTGCTGCCAGTTTTGCTAGCTCCACCTAG